From Penaeus vannamei isolate JL-2024 chromosome 12, ASM4276789v1, whole genome shotgun sequence, the proteins below share one genomic window:
- the LOC138863533 gene encoding uncharacterized protein, producing MRRRSDERIGDWVMRRPSDERIGDWVMRRRRDERIGDWVMRRRRDERIGDWVMRRRSDERIGDWVMRRRRDERIGDWVMRRRRDERIGDWVTRRRRDERIGDWVMRRRRDERIGDWVMRRRRDERIGDWVMRRRRDERIGDWVMRRRKVERIGDWVMWRRKVERIGDWVSRRRRDERIGDWVMRRCRDERIGDGL from the coding sequence ATGAGGAGACGCAGTGATGAGAGGATTGGAGATTGGGTTATGAGGAGACCCAGTGATGAGAGGATTGGAGATTGGGTTATGAGGAGACGCAGAGATGAGAGGATTGGAGATTGGGTTATGAGGAGACGCAGAGATGAGAGGATTGGAGATTGGGTTATGAGGAGACGCAGTGATGAGAGGATTGGAGATTGGGTTATGAGGAGACGCAGAGATGAGAGGATTGGAGATTGGGTTATGAGGAGACGCAGAGATGAGAGGATTGGAGATTGGGTCACGAGGAGACGCAGAGATGAGAGGATTGGAGATTGGGTTATGAGGAGACGCAGAGATGAGAGGATTGGAGATTGGGTTATGAGGAGACGCAGAGATGAGAGGATTGGAGATTGGGTTATGAGGAGACGCAGAGATGAGAGGATTGGAGATTGGGTTATGAGGAGACGCAAAGTTGAGAGGATTGGAGATTGGGTTATGTGGAGACGCAAAGTTGAGAGGATTGGAGATTGGGTTTCGAGGAGACGCAGAGATGAGAGGATTGGAGATTGGGTTATGAGGAGATGCAGAGATGAGAGGATTGGAGATGGGTTATGA